A stretch of the Vigna radiata var. radiata cultivar VC1973A chromosome 7, Vradiata_ver6, whole genome shotgun sequence genome encodes the following:
- the LOC106768041 gene encoding uncharacterized protein LOC106768041: MKLEAGRGGGCKYHPDNKQLQGVCPFCLRDKLLKLYDINNPTYPLPSPSQPFSYYMSHHHHHHHHRRHASSVVDSASSMVSFNYGLKKSNSIAFASGSQNTDREVNENRGGSKKKGVWSKLLKLTRKNGKEAFMHSRTVREGKSMLF; the protein is encoded by the coding sequence ATGAAGTTAGAAGCAGGAAGAGGAGGAGGGTGCAAGTATCACCCTGATAACAAACAATTACAAGGTGTTTGTCCCTTTTGCTTAAGAGACAAACTTTTGAAGCTCTATGACATAAACAATCCAACTTATCctcttccttctccttctcaacctttttcttattatatgtctcaccatcaccatcatcatcaccatcgtCGCCATGCTTCTAGCGTGGTGGATTCTGCCTCTTCCATGGTTAGTTTCAATTATGGATTGAAGAAGAGCAACTCCATTGCCTTTGCTTCAGGAAGCCAAAACACAGATAGGGAAGTCAATGAAAACCGCGGGGGGAGTAAGAAAAAGGGTGTTTGGTCCAAGCTGCTCAAATTGACCAGAAAGAACGGTAAGGAGGCCTTCATGCATTCCAGGACAGTGAGGGAGGGAAAGAGTATGcttttttaa